In Geobacillus kaustophilus, a genomic segment contains:
- the celB gene encoding PTS cellobiose transporter subunit IIC, producing the protein MDRFIRVLEERVMPIAGRIAEQRHLQAIRDGIILSMPLLIIGSLFLIIGFLPIPGYNEWMAKWFGEHWLDKLLYPVGATFDIMALVVSFGVAYRLAEKYKVDALSAGAISLAAFLLATPYKVPFTPEGAKEAIMVSGGIPVQWVGSKGLFVAMILAIVSTEIYRKIIQKNIVIRLPDGVPPAVARSFVALIPGAAVLVVVWVARLILEMTPFESFHNIVSVLLNKPLSVLGGSLFGAIVAVLLVQLLWSTGLHGAAIVGGVMGPIWLSLMDENRMVFQQNPNAELPNVITQQFFDLWIYIGGSGATLALALTMMLRARSRQLKSLGRLAIAPGIFNINEPITFGMPIVMNPLLIIPFILVPVVLVVVSYAAMATGLVAKPSGVAVPWTTPIVISGYLATGGKISGSILQIVNFFIAFAIYYPFFSIWDKQKAAEEQTDPMISSGAGTTHSL; encoded by the coding sequence ATGGATCGGTTTATTCGTGTGTTGGAAGAGCGTGTGATGCCTATCGCCGGCAGGATTGCCGAACAGCGCCATTTGCAAGCCATTCGTGATGGAATCATTTTGTCGATGCCGCTCTTGATTATCGGGTCTTTATTTTTAATCATTGGTTTTTTGCCGATCCCCGGCTATAACGAATGGATGGCGAAATGGTTTGGCGAACATTGGCTCGATAAGCTGTTGTATCCGGTCGGGGCGACATTCGACATTATGGCGCTTGTCGTCAGCTTCGGCGTCGCTTACCGGTTGGCGGAAAAGTACAAAGTTGATGCGCTTTCGGCCGGGGCGATTTCACTTGCCGCTTTTTTGCTCGCAACTCCGTATAAAGTGCCGTTCACGCCGGAAGGAGCGAAAGAAGCCATTATGGTCAGCGGCGGCATTCCGGTGCAATGGGTCGGCAGCAAAGGTTTGTTTGTCGCCATGATTTTGGCGATTGTGTCGACCGAAATTTATCGGAAAATCATCCAAAAAAATATTGTCATTCGCCTTCCAGATGGAGTGCCGCCTGCCGTGGCCCGCTCTTTTGTTGCTTTGATTCCGGGGGCCGCTGTTCTCGTCGTTGTCTGGGTGGCCCGCCTTATTTTGGAAATGACACCGTTTGAAAGTTTCCATAATATTGTATCTGTGCTTCTAAACAAACCGCTCAGTGTGCTCGGCGGCAGTTTATTTGGCGCCATTGTCGCTGTACTGCTTGTGCAGCTGCTATGGTCGACCGGTTTGCACGGGGCGGCGATCGTAGGAGGAGTAATGGGGCCGATTTGGTTGTCGCTGATGGACGAAAACCGGATGGTGTTCCAGCAAAATCCGAATGCCGAACTGCCCAACGTCATTACGCAGCAGTTTTTTGATCTTTGGATTTACATCGGCGGTTCAGGAGCGACATTGGCGTTGGCGTTGACCATGATGCTTCGGGCGCGCAGCCGGCAGCTGAAAAGCTTAGGGCGGCTCGCGATCGCACCTGGCATTTTCAATATTAATGAGCCGATCACGTTCGGTATGCCGATCGTCATGAATCCATTGCTTATCATTCCATTCATTCTCGTGCCTGTCGTGCTTGTTGTTGTCTCCTACGCGGCGATGGCGACTGGGCTTGTCGCCAAACCAAGCGGGGTGGCCGTGCCATGGACGACACCGATCGTGATCAGTGGCTATTTAGCGACGGGGGGCAAAATTTCCGGGAGCATTTTGCAAATCGTCAACTTCTTCATCGCGTTTGCCATCTACTATCCATTTTTCTCGATTTGGGACAAACAAAAAGCGGCTGAAGAGCAGACCGATCCAATGATCTCAAGCGGAGCGGGAACAACGCACTCGCTGTAA
- a CDS encoding PTS sugar transporter subunit IIB, which yields MNILLICAAGMSTSLLVTKMQEAAKQKGIEANIWAVSADEAKSHLDQADVVLIGPQIRYKLAAFKKEGEARGIPVDVINPADYGRVNGSGVLDFALRLKK from the coding sequence ATGAACATTTTACTCATTTGCGCCGCCGGCATGTCGACGAGTTTGCTCGTGACGAAGATGCAGGAGGCGGCAAAGCAAAAAGGGATCGAGGCGAACATTTGGGCTGTGTCAGCTGATGAAGCGAAAAGTCATCTCGACCAGGCGGATGTTGTGCTGATTGGCCCACAAATCCGCTATAAGCTCGCTGCCTTCAAAAAAGAGGGTGAGGCGCGCGGCATTCCGGTTGATGTCATCAATCCAGCTGACTACGGGCGTGTCAACGGCTCTGGGGTGCTGGACTTTGCGCTGCGGTTAAAAAAATAA
- a CDS encoding sigma-54-dependent transcriptional regulator: MKRIDLIYNTLCQWKKSGESWASAEELADALGLDRANVSRDLNRLWREGKVQKRPGRPVRFAVAGNRATAPRLDRLAAEQPSLAMAIEQGKAALLYPPKGLPMLIVGETGTGKSMFAELLHEFAVATGRFPPGAPFVTFNCADYANNPQLLLGQLFGIRKGAYTGAHEQKGLLEKADGGILFLDEVHRLPAEGQEMLFTFIDRGVYRRLGETDTERKADVLLICATTENPESNLLKTFRRRIPMHIWLPPLEKRTLEERYCLVMQFFQQEAVRLGKDIHVSANALRAFLFYPCPNNVGQLKADIQLVCAKAYADYVTGKKENVRIQRADLSFEVQSGLLLEKKHPQAASFPLPHGRCVFSAHGGECRPELVNDDQQSIYDNIERKYSELKKQGVTGDELDLLLEMDIERYVSQYMKGLHRRIRDRCDLEKMIAPDVLSLTEALIAYAENRLERRFPEKVMYALALHIQTALNRLRTGNAVTHPQLNQVRTAYKKEFAVALDCLQLMEEQMRIDFPIDEAGFLTMFFAHRDEEQEEQEERVAVVVIMHGNGVASAMADVVNQLLAAACVQAVDMPLDADPKQVYEQVKAILQPVASMKGALLLVDMGSLVSFAHFLEKELAIPVKVISAASTPHVLEAARKAMLGYSLVDIYNEVKTAAPYYMSQPFWEEDGAEQDRLAIVTACLTGKGSALALKHILETYLQLDEQLWEIIPIHIVDEKEAQNRLSNIAKHVRIVAIVSHFRLDERVPHFALDEVFSLKAMKEIQALVDDEEMYMHMARELDGHLRHLSSGRAIPVIRAVLASISQEIGFPSQSSDMAGLVLHLCCLLDRLLAGEPSSDAGTDGGCREHEPLYTIVKEGLFPLEQRYGVRIGENELCHIIRFFRSLQQKRDT; encoded by the coding sequence GGTGCGGTTTGCGGTCGCCGGCAATAGAGCGACAGCGCCGCGGTTGGACCGGCTTGCCGCCGAACAGCCGAGTTTGGCCATGGCCATCGAGCAGGGCAAAGCTGCCCTCTTGTATCCGCCGAAAGGACTGCCGATGCTGATTGTCGGGGAAACTGGGACGGGAAAATCGATGTTTGCCGAGTTGCTCCATGAATTTGCCGTCGCAACTGGCCGTTTTCCGCCGGGGGCGCCGTTTGTGACTTTTAACTGTGCTGACTACGCCAACAACCCGCAACTGTTGCTTGGGCAACTGTTTGGAATCCGGAAAGGAGCGTACACGGGAGCGCATGAACAAAAAGGGCTGCTTGAGAAGGCGGATGGAGGCATTTTATTTTTAGATGAAGTGCACCGCCTGCCGGCGGAAGGTCAGGAGATGCTGTTTACATTCATTGACCGCGGCGTCTACCGCCGGCTAGGGGAAACGGACACGGAACGAAAGGCTGATGTGCTGTTGATTTGCGCAACGACTGAAAACCCGGAATCCAACTTGCTGAAAACGTTTCGTCGCCGCATTCCGATGCATATTTGGCTGCCGCCGCTTGAGAAGCGGACGCTTGAGGAACGGTACTGTCTCGTCATGCAATTTTTTCAACAGGAAGCGGTGCGCCTCGGGAAAGACATTCATGTCTCTGCCAATGCGTTGCGCGCCTTTTTGTTTTACCCCTGTCCCAACAACGTCGGACAGCTGAAAGCCGACATTCAGCTCGTTTGCGCCAAGGCGTATGCCGACTATGTCACCGGAAAAAAAGAAAACGTCCGCATCCAGCGCGCTGACTTGTCGTTTGAGGTGCAAAGCGGGCTGCTGCTCGAGAAAAAGCATCCGCAGGCCGCCTCCTTTCCGCTGCCGCACGGTCGGTGCGTGTTTTCAGCGCATGGAGGCGAATGCCGACCAGAACTGGTGAATGATGACCAGCAATCGATTTATGACAATATTGAGCGCAAATACAGTGAGTTGAAAAAGCAGGGCGTCACCGGCGATGAACTGGATTTGCTGCTTGAGATGGACATTGAACGTTATGTTTCGCAGTATATGAAAGGTCTTCATCGCCGCATTCGCGATCGCTGCGATCTGGAGAAAATGATCGCACCTGACGTCCTGTCATTAACCGAGGCGCTAATCGCCTACGCGGAGAACAGACTGGAACGCCGTTTCCCGGAAAAGGTGATGTATGCGCTCGCTTTGCATATTCAAACGGCGCTTAATCGCCTTCGGACCGGGAACGCCGTGACCCACCCACAGCTCAATCAGGTGCGCACCGCTTATAAAAAAGAGTTTGCCGTTGCCTTGGACTGCTTGCAGCTTATGGAAGAACAGATGCGCATTGATTTTCCCATCGATGAAGCGGGGTTTTTGACCATGTTTTTCGCGCACCGTGACGAAGAACAGGAGGAACAGGAAGAGCGGGTGGCGGTGGTTGTCATCATGCATGGCAACGGCGTTGCGTCGGCTATGGCGGATGTCGTCAACCAATTGTTGGCAGCCGCATGCGTGCAAGCAGTCGATATGCCGCTCGATGCCGATCCGAAACAAGTGTACGAGCAAGTAAAAGCCATCTTGCAGCCGGTTGCATCGATGAAAGGGGCGCTGCTGCTTGTTGATATGGGATCGCTCGTGTCTTTTGCCCATTTTTTAGAAAAAGAGCTTGCCATTCCAGTGAAAGTCATTTCTGCAGCGAGTACGCCGCATGTATTGGAAGCCGCCCGCAAAGCGATGCTCGGCTATTCGCTTGTCGACATTTATAACGAAGTGAAAACCGCTGCGCCATATTATATGAGCCAACCGTTTTGGGAAGAGGACGGGGCGGAGCAAGATCGACTGGCGATTGTTACGGCTTGTTTGACGGGAAAAGGAAGTGCGCTTGCATTAAAGCATATATTGGAAACTTACTTGCAGCTTGATGAACAATTGTGGGAAATTATCCCTATTCATATCGTTGATGAAAAAGAAGCGCAAAATAGGTTGTCAAACATAGCCAAACATGTTCGAATCGTCGCCATCGTCAGCCATTTCCGCCTCGATGAACGGGTTCCGCACTTTGCTTTGGACGAAGTGTTCAGTCTGAAAGCCATGAAAGAAATACAAGCGCTTGTCGATGATGAAGAAATGTATATGCATATGGCCCGAGAACTGGACGGCCATCTTCGCCATCTGTCCTCAGGACGGGCGATTCCGGTGATCCGTGCGGTGCTCGCGTCGATCAGCCAAGAGATTGGGTTTCCGTCGCAGTCCAGCGATATGGCCGGACTTGTCCTTCATTTATGCTGCCTGCTTGATCGGTTGTTGGCCGGTGAACCATCAAGCGATGCTGGGACGGACGGTGGTTGCCGTGAACACGAACCGCTGTATACGATCGTGAAGGAGGGGTTGTTTCCGCTCGAACAGCGGTACGGCGTTCGCATCGGTGAGAATGAATTGTGTCACATTATTCGCTTTTTCCGCTCGCTGCAGCAAAAACGGGACACATAA